From Nicotiana tabacum cultivar K326 chromosome 20, ASM71507v2, whole genome shotgun sequence, one genomic window encodes:
- the LOC107780160 gene encoding cadmium-induced protein AS8 isoform X1: MIIKGLLRRYERWNPVHPTYGAFWGMGIGIGCGVGWGPGFGPEAIGYVGAGCGVGFSVGFSLLGIGIGLPANYIYTVPYNAFTATRSGAIDMARSTGILRESRCYLDSNISGLQERALRAFSSLRVKESLGKVVDSSEMLTKMSFPNQLMDRLKQGINDLLHPCKGLKD; the protein is encoded by the exons ATGATTATAAAGGGCTTGCTGAGGAGATATGAAAGATGGAATCCAGTGCATCCTACATACGGAGCCTTCTGGGGCATGGGAATAGGTATTGGCTGTGGTGTGGGATGGGGTCCTGGATTTGGTCCTGAGGCAATTGGTTATGTTGGAGCTGGCTGTGGTGTTGGATTCAGCGTTGGCTTCTCTCTGCTTGGAATTGGCATTGGCCTTCCTGCCAATTACATCTATACAGTTCCTTACAATG CCTTCACAGCTACCAGAAGTGGTGCTATAGATATGGCTCGATCCACTGGTATACTAAGAGAGAGTCGGTGTTACCTCGATTCAAACATTTCTGGCTTGCAAGAAAGGGCTCTGCGAGCTTTTTCAAGCTTAAGGGTCAAAGAATCATTAGGGAAGGTGGTAGATTCGTCTGAAATGCTGACCAAAATGTCCTTTCCCAATCAATTGATGGATCGTCTAAAACAAGGCATCAATGACTTACTTCATCCTTGCAAAG GTTTAAAGGATTAA
- the LOC107812876 gene encoding scopoletin glucosyltransferase-like: MEEIMGEILVVPFFGQGHVFPLTELCMKLSSFRFKTTLIISSDISSSLLRHPFVNVPAPLPPPPKPGNFDPQPLMLHFKQMRLGMETILTTRVKNKCATSVVCAIVDTMMLSHIEDIFTTFQVPIVGFFPCGAACLAMDYAAWKTDVEYINPGETRFLPELPSEMAMDYVDIVRRFSSEEAFGAEISRTKKKSFPTQPGDEPPWVKVTVAILVNTFVELEQPFLEYLAKQTGLPIWGVGPLLPEKYWTLTASKSILRDRDIRTNSNYYPNALETQVGKRGLIINGWAPQLLILSHSSTGGFLTHCGWSSTMEAIGQGVPLLAWPIRGDQFYNAKLIVCYLKIGHMVSSIGENIGLKRVKKDEIIQGVQRLMEDKQVHNRVKDLSENFRRGFPISSAPSLHDFKDFIMQAK, from the exons ATGGAGGAAATTATGGGGGAGATTTTAGTTGTGCCATTCTTTGGACAAGGCCATGTTTTCCCATTAACGGAGCTTTGCATGAAACTTTCCTCTTTCCGTTTCAAAACTACACTCATCATTTCTTCTGATATCTCCTCCTCCTTGCTCCGCCACCCATTCGTCAACGTCCCCGCCCCATTACCACCGCCTCCTAAACCTGGAAATTTTGATCCTCAGCCTCTTATGTTGCATTTCAAGCAAATGAGACTAGGCATGGAAACTATTTTAACAACCAGAGTCAAAAACAAGTGTGCAACTTCAGTTGTTTGTGCCATAGTTGACACCATGATGTTGTCACATATTGAAGATATTTTCACCACATTTCAG GTACCTATTGTGGGTTTCTTCCCTTGTGGCGCAGCTTGCCTTGCCATGGATTATGCTGCTTGGAAAACTGATGTAGAATACATCAATCCGGGTGAAACACGGTTTCTTCCCGAATTACCCAGTGAAATGGCCATGGATTACGTTGATATTGTGAGGAGATTTAGCTCAGAGGAAGCATTTGGTGCTGAGATTTCACGTACAAAGAAGAAATCATTTCCGACACAACCTGGTGACGAGCCACCATGG GTAAAGGTTACAGTTGCAATTCTTGTGAACACGTTCGTTGAACTAGAGCAACCATTCTTGGAATATTTAGCAAAACAAACAGGACTTCCAATTTGGGGCGTTGGCCCTCTGTTGCCTGAAAAATACTGGACGCTCACTGCCTCAAAAtctattcttcgcgatcgcgacattAGAACAAATTCTA ATTATTATCCTAATGCCTTGGAAACTCAAGTTGGGAAAAGGGGTTTGATAATAAATGGATGGGCACCTCAATTGTTGATACTAAGTCATTCGTCGACAGGTGGATTCTTGACACATTGTGGATGGAGTTCGACTATGGAAGCGATTGGACAAGGAGTACCTTTATTGGCATGGCCTATTAGAGGTGACCAATTTTATAATGCAAAGTTGATAGTGTGTTATCTCAAAATTGGTCACATGGTATCATCAATTGGAGAAAATATTGGGTTGAAAAGGGTTAAGAAGGACGAGATAATACAAGGGGTTCAGAGATTAATGGAGGATAAACAAGTTCATAATCGAGTGAAGGATTTAAGTGAAAATTTTAGACGTGGTTTTCCAATTAGTTCAGCACCTTCTCTGCATGATTTCAAGGattttattatgcaagcaaagtGA
- the LOC107780160 gene encoding cadmium-induced protein AS8 isoform X2, translating to MVEMIIKGLLRRYERWNPVHPTYGAFWGMGIGIGCGVGWGPGFGPEAIGYVGAGCGVGFSVGFSLLGIGIGLPANYIYTVPYNAFTATRSGAIDMARSTGILRESRCYLDSNISGLQERALRAFSSLRVKESLGKVVDSSEMLTKMSFPNQLMDRLKQGINDLLHPCKGLKD from the exons ATG GTAGAAATGATTATAAAGGGCTTGCTGAGGAGATATGAAAGATGGAATCCAGTGCATCCTACATACGGAGCCTTCTGGGGCATGGGAATAGGTATTGGCTGTGGTGTGGGATGGGGTCCTGGATTTGGTCCTGAGGCAATTGGTTATGTTGGAGCTGGCTGTGGTGTTGGATTCAGCGTTGGCTTCTCTCTGCTTGGAATTGGCATTGGCCTTCCTGCCAATTACATCTATACAGTTCCTTACAATG CCTTCACAGCTACCAGAAGTGGTGCTATAGATATGGCTCGATCCACTGGTATACTAAGAGAGAGTCGGTGTTACCTCGATTCAAACATTTCTGGCTTGCAAGAAAGGGCTCTGCGAGCTTTTTCAAGCTTAAGGGTCAAAGAATCATTAGGGAAGGTGGTAGATTCGTCTGAAATGCTGACCAAAATGTCCTTTCCCAATCAATTGATGGATCGTCTAAAACAAGGCATCAATGACTTACTTCATCCTTGCAAAG GTTTAAAGGATTAA
- the LOC107812877 gene encoding growth-regulating factor 4, whose protein sequence is MSGTTMRTVAEDGYRPPFTAVQWQELEHQAMIYKYLVAGIPVPPDLVVPIRRSFEAISARFFHHTSLGYCSYYGKKFDPEPGRCRRTDGKKWRCSKDAYPDSKYCERHMNRGRNRSRKHVESQSTSQSLLTSMSNNATGSSKTSGNFQSSSSGSLQNMPLYSAAYSEGPNYGSTGTKMQMEPVSYGIDNKAYRYFHGMAADADEQNFSLEASASMRSLGMGSNADSTWCLTPQLPSNPMVKPKNETQLLYGSPQTRLPHPFEPMIDATISKQQQHCFFDSDIGSPGTVKQEERSMRPFFDEWPTAKESWSNLDDEGSIKNNFSSTQLSISIPMAPSESFSRSSCSPNDV, encoded by the exons ATGAGTGGGACTACGATGAGGACGGTGGCGGAGGATGGGTACAGGCCGCCGTTCACGGCGGTGCAATGGCAGGAGTTGGAGCATCAAGCAATGATCTATAAGTACTTAGTGGCGGGTATTCCTGTGCCTCCGGACCTTGTTGTACCTATACGACGTAGCTTTGAAGCCATCTCTGCGAGGTTCTTCCATCATACTAGCT TGGGTTATTGTTCCTATTATGGAAAGAAGTTTGACCCTGAGCCAGGAAGGTGTAGAAGGACAGATGGAAAGAAGTGGAGGTGCTCCAAAGACGCGTATCCTGACTCAAAATATTGCGAGCGGCACATGAATCGAGGCCGCAACCGTTCAAGAAAGCATGTGGAATCTCAATCTACTTCCCAGTCCTTGTTGACTAGTATGTCGAACAATGCTACTGGAAGCAGCAAAACAAGTGGAAATTTCCAAAGTAGCAGCAGCGGAAGCTTACAGAACATGCCATTATATTCCGCTGCTTATTCAGAAGGACCGAATTATGGAAGCACTGGAACGAAGATGCAGATGGAGCCTGTCTCCTATGGGATAGATAACAAGGCATATAG ATATTTCCATGGAATGGCTGCTGATGCTGATGAGCAGAATTTCTCTCTAGAAGCTTCAGCTAGTATGAGAAGTTTAGGGATGGGATCTAATGCAGACAGCACATGGTGTTTAACACCACAACTTCCCTCAAACCCCATGGTGAAACCAAAAAATGAGACTCAGTTGCTATATGGCTCGCCTCAAACACGACTGCCACATCCATTTGAGCCTATGATTGATGCAACTATTTCGAAACAGCAGCAACATTGCTTTTTTGATAGTGACATAGGCTCTCCTGGGACTGTAAAGCAGGAGGAGCGTTCTATGCGCCCTTTCTTTGACGAATGGCCTACAGCTAAGGAATCGTGGTCCAATCTTGATGACGAGGGATCTATCAAAAATAATTTCTCCTCTACTCAGCTGTCCATATCCATTCCTATGGCTCCGTCCGaatccttttcaaggagttcttgTTCCCCAAATG ATGTTTGA
- the LOC107780161 gene encoding protein PAM68, chloroplastic has product METCSFPRLVLSPLHFPPPLTSNKHFLQFPLSKSKQLHQTPSHLSPLFATLNSPKGFGPKKTKKIKKPKKEYEDEEEEEEDDDEQQQGGVIPEIVTNRMISRIGLSVGIPLFIGLLFFPFFYYLKVGLKIDVPTWIPFIVSFIFFGTALLGVSYGIVSSSWDPYREGSLLGWNEAKKNWPVFWNSIWGGSRNK; this is encoded by the coding sequence ATGGAAACATGTTCATTTCCAAGACTAGTACTATCCCCCTTACACTTCCCACCTCCATTAACCTCAAACAAACACTTCCTTCAATTCCCATTATCTAAATCCAAACAACTACATCAAACTCCATCTCATTTATCACCTCTCTTTGCCACCCTCAATTCTCCAAAAGGTTTTGGACCTaagaaaaccaaaaaaatcaagaaaccaaaaaaagaatatgaagatgaagaagaagaagaggaagatgatgatgagcAACAACAAGGAGGAGTTATACCAGAAATAGTGACAAATAGAATGATAAGCAGAATTGGACTTTCAGTTGGTATACCTTTGTTTATTGGTTTATTGTTTTTTCCGTTCTTTTATTATCTTAAGGTTGGATTAAAGATTGATGTGCCAACTTGGATACCCTTTATTGTGTCATTTATTTTCTTTGGGACTGCCTTATTGGGAGTTAGTTATGGGATAGTTTCCTCTAGTTGGGATCCATATAGGGAAGGTTCACTCTTGGGTTGGAATGAAGCTAAGAAGAATTGGCCTGTTTTTTGGAACTCAATTTGGGGTGGATCAAGAAACAAGTAG